Proteins from a single region of Oryza brachyantha chromosome 6, ObraRS2, whole genome shotgun sequence:
- the LOC102707777 gene encoding protein CYCLOPS, with translation MEMEGRGLSEFFRNTSEEMFLKAMMENSMGAVTAPSMEMMGFRNMSQSFREDSEELFNSWLMNGEIPGFSSVNNRPRQPSRLSSEAAGLPTQQHEIAQENIPTDNLIPQNLAVHSEFTNNHNQQPLKNAAEKGMQACDLLLAKAWFHSTQPMTRSRSSELRKKYAAMQTNMPPITTETIEAANRLRQDLTNASTANSTPMSITPIQTPTFVSPSSSSTSPLDNPHMVAQDTITSVVSMLKDTLERKKLSSHANGDTSSGISFGFYDTQHFQQNILGGTDIFPLVTTSQIQDSMMLPKVERPTEPSTGNFVAPANQVWLGIGSREPSQSGSSAAITAHSAGFEVCDDLPPMRQAMTVCESTRTNAANGAADCISKGKEFRERILKDNLKDDRKKGALTRMGSISSEQAVDKGDPTKKRRVERSRKMAEAKERSSTPVIPSDMQTVLKRCETLEKEVRSLKLNLSFMNRKDSEQTKQIEELQKQNEDLVEEKERLLEEIERIVSDTNA, from the exons ATGGAAATGGAGGGCAGGGGTTTGTCTGAATTTTTCAGGAACACAAGTGAAGAGATGTTCCTAAAGGCGATGATGGAGAACTCGATGGGAGCGGTGACGGCACCAAGCATGGAGATGATGGGGTTCAGAAACATGTCCCAAAGTTTCAGAGAAGACAGCGAGGAATTGTTCAATAGCTGGCTTATGAATGGAGAG ATTCCAGGATTTAGTTCCGTGAATAATCGCCCTCGACAACCATCCAG GTTGTCATCAGAAGCTGCTGGCCTTCCTACTCAGCAACATGAAATTGCTCAAGAAAATATTCCCACTGACAACCTGATTCCACAGAATTTGGCAGTTCATTCAGAGTTCACAAACAACCATAACCAGCAACCACTCAA GAATGCAGCAGAGAAGGGAATGCAAGCTTGTGACCTACTTTTGGCAAAG GCCTGGTTTCACAGCACTCAACCAATGACTAGGAGCAGATCTTCAGAACTAAG GAAGAAGTATGCAGCAATGCAAACTAACATGCCACCAATAACAACTGAAACCATTGAAGCAGCTAACAGACTGAGACAAGATCTGACAAATGCAAGTACTGCAAACAGTACACCAATGAGCATTACACCCATTCAGACTCCAACTTTTGTATCTCCTTCAAGTTCCTCAACATCCCCTTTGGATAATCCACACATGGTAGCACAAGATACCATCACCTCAGTTGTGAGCATGCTCAAGGACACGCTGGAGCGCAAGAAGCTTAGTAGCCATGCCAATGGAGACACTTCATCAGGcatttcttttggtttttatgacACCCAACATTTTCAACAGAACATTCTTGGAGGAACAGATATATTTCCTTTGGTGACAACTTCCCAAATTCAAGACTCCATGATGCTTCCAAAAGTTGAGAGGCCAACGGAACCGAGCACTGGGAACTTTGTTGCTCCTGCAAACCAGGTTTGGCTTGGTATAGGATCTCGAGAGCCATCGCAGAGTGGATCATCAGCTGCTATCACAGCACATTCAGCTGGATTTGAAGTTTGTGATGACCTGCCTCCCATGAGACAAGCAATGACTGTTTGTGAGAGTACTAGAACAAATGCTGCAAATGGGGCAGCTGACTGTATATCAAAAGGCAAAG AATTCAGAGAGAGGATACTAAAAGATAATTTGAAGGATGACAGAAAG AAAGGGGCCCTGACTCGAATGGGATCCATTTCATCCGAACAAGCAG TTGATAAAGGAGATCCTACAAAGAAACGCAGGGTTGAGCGTTCACGCAA AATGGCAGAAGCAAAGGAAAGAAGCTCAACACCAGTAATACCATCAGACATGCAGACTGTGCTTAAGcgttgcgaaactctagagaaAGAGGTCCGGTCACTGAAGCTTAACCTCTCCTTCATGAATCG CAAGGATTCAGAACAGACCAAGCAGATCGAGGAGCTTCAGAAGCAAAATGAGGACCTGGTGGAAGAAAAAGAGCGGCTGCTAGAAGAGATCGAACGAATCGTCTCCGACACAAACGCATAA
- the LOC102721936 gene encoding translation initiation factor IF-2 yields MVVALGPGRFYGSSLPRPRFFAGGERVEPPVPVTDPLLAWAHEAHWSMGGLSSKRLRLQGRIEGSIDKLRRRVRRDARAKAKTRAAGLKPDSLAALGSDDDSSDEEAEAQERNLKRELADEPSESEEEQEESEEEEEDALATIAAAAKRKRARKLSDEFDRVATLQEGEPKKQHRAAASTLARTSPRRKTTEAAPTPAAAAPARASPRRKAAAEAAPAAPARASPRRKKAAAVASTPATGARRTSPRMKH; encoded by the coding sequence ATGGTGGTGGCGCTGGGTCCCGGCCGGTTCTACGGCAGCAGCCTCCCGCGGCCGCGcttcttcgccggcggcgagcgcgtcgAGCCCCCGGTGCCCGTCACCGACCCGCTCCTCGCCTGGGCGCACGAGGCGCACTGGTCCATGGGCGGCCTCAGCTCCAAGCGCCTCCGCCTGCAGGGCCGCATCGAGGGCTCCATCGAcaagctccgccgccgcgtccgccgcgaCGCCAGGGCGAAGGCCAAGACCCGCGCGGCCGGCCTCAAGCCCGActcgctcgccgcgctcggcTCCGACGACGACTCGTCCGACGAAGAGGCCGAGGCCCAGGAGCGGAACTTGAAGCGGGAGCTCGCCGACGAGCcgtcggagtcggaggaggagcaggaagagagcgaggaggaagaagaggatgcCCTCGCCACCATTGCCGCCGCGGCCAAGAGGAAGCGTGCGAGGAAGCTCAGCGACGAGTTCGACCGCGTCGCGACCCTGCAGGAGGGGGAGCCCAAGAAGCAGCACAGGGCTGCAGCCTCCACACTGGCGAGGACTTCACCGAGGAGGAAGACCACCGAGGCGGCTCCCACCCCGGCAGCCGCAGCACCGGCGAGGGCTTCTCCGAGGAGGAAGGCTGCTGCCGAGGCGGCTCCTGCTGCACCGGCGAGGGCGTcaccgaggaggaagaaggctgCCGCGGTGGCTTCCACGCCGGCGACTGGGGCAAGGAGGACCTCGCCGAGGATGAAGCACTGA
- the LOC102707498 gene encoding 60S ribosomal protein L13-1-like encodes MVKHNNVIPNGHFKKHWQNYVKTWFNQPARKQRRRIARQKKAVKIFPRPTAGPLRPIVQCQTLKYNMKSRAGRGFTLEELKAAGIPKKLAPTIGISVDHRRKNRSLEGLQANVQRLKTYKAKLVIFPRRARKVKAGDSTPEELATATQVQGDYMPITRGEKRSVEVVKVTDEMKSFKAYAKLRVERMNQRHVGARQKRAAEAEKEEKK; translated from the exons ATGGTGAAGCACAACAACGTCATCCCGAATGGGCACTTCAAGAAGCACTGGCAGAACTATGTCAAGACATGGTTCAACCAGCCCGCCCGCAAGCAGAGGCGCCGCATCG CTAGGCAAAAGAAAGCTGTGAAGATTTTCCCCCGCCCTACTGCTGGACCACTTCGCCCAATTGTTCAGTGCCAAACACTTAAGTACAACATGAAGTCTAGGGCTGGAAGGGGTTTCACCCTTGAAGAGCTGAAG GCAGCTGGGATCCCGAAGAAGCTTGCCCCAACCATTGGCATCTCAGTGGATCACCGCCGCAAGAACCGCTCACTTGAAGGTCTGCAGGCCAATGTTCAAAGGTTGAAGACCTACAAGGCCAAGCTTGTCATCTTCCCAAGACGCGCCCGCAAGGTCAAG GCTGGTGACTCCACTCCTGAGGAGCTTGCCACAGCCACCCAGGTCCAGGGTGACTACATGCCTATCACCCGTGGCGAGAAGCGCTCGGTCGAGGTCGTGAAGGTTACAGATGAGATGAAGTCATTCAAGGCCTACGCCAAGCTGCGTGTGGAGAGGATGAACCAGCGCCACGTTGGCGCCCGGCAGAAGAGGGCGGCCGAGGccgagaaggaagagaagaagTAA
- the LOC102708063 gene encoding uncharacterized protein LOC102708063 isoform X1: MEMFFGSFLNESASSDNFFGHPNVERCPFLRNINGATTFSFSSALPVAARGSKSPIFEDGPGFDSAFKLFHGRDGIVPLSGRSYAPDENNSENIDAKPEPALPFNPLASRAASISLSAFGPFGFNFFNGKGKRQNKKPNNLNQSNKKPTNPNQNSMKQKGGNSSSHEAMSDEWLENGQCPLARSYRAMSGILPLVAKALQPPAGVKLKCPPAVVAVRAALARTALVKSLRPQPLPAKMVAIALLGMAANIPLGVWREHTKKFSPQWFAAVHAAVPFIGMLRKSVAMPKTAMAFTIAASIVGQTIGSRAERIRLKALAAKTDADSTTVADIYPNKTGNCSDTEGKAWDPLAMKMAGRASGAAAAPTPSMCF; encoded by the exons ATGGAAATGTTCTTCGGCAGCTTTCTTAATGAATCGGCATCATCAGATAACTTTTTTGGTCATCCAAATGTCGAGAGATGCCCATTCCTGAGAAACATCAATGGAGCTACAACATTTTCATTCTCTTCTGCTTTGCCAGTAGCT GCCCGAGGAAGCAAGAGTCCAATTTTTGAGGATGGGCCGGGCTTTGATTCAGCCTTTAAACTATTCCATGGACGGGATGGAATCGTTCCACTTTCAGGAAGGTCATATGCACCTGATGAGAACAACAGTGAGAACATTGACGCCAAGCCTGAACCTGCTCTACCGTTTAACCCATTGGCTTCTAGAGCTGCGTCAATAAGTCTGTCTGCATTTGGGCCATTCGGTTTTAACTTCTTTAATGGCAAGGGCAAAAGGCAGAACAAGAAGCCCAACAATCTGAATCAGTCGAACAAGAAGCCCACCAATCCTAATCAGAACTCCATGAAA CAGAAAGGAGGTAACTCGTCATCGCATGAGGCAATGAGCGACGAATGGCTGGAAAATGGGCAGTGCCCACTTGCCAGGTCTTACCGAGCAATGAGTGGTATTCTGCCTCTTGTTGCCAAGGCTTTACAGCCACCAGCTGGTGTGAAGCTGAAGTGCCCACCTGCTGTGGTCGCTGTACGTGCAGCACTGGCACGGACTGCTCTTGTGAAGTCTCTCCGTCCTCAGCCCCTGCCTGCAAAGATGGTGGCCATTGCATTGCTCGGAATGGCAGCAAACATCCCTCTTGGGGTCTGGCGTGAGCACACCAAAAAATTCTCCCCTCAGTGGTTTGCAGCTGTCCACGCCGCTGTTCCGTTCATCGGAATGCTGAGGAAATCTGTCGCCATGCCCAAGACTGCCATGGCATTCACCATAGCAGCCTCCATTGTTGGCCAGACGATCGGATCGAGGGCCGAGCGCATCCGTCTGAAGGCACTGGCTGCAAAGACCGACGCTGATTCCACCACCGTGGCTGACATTTATCCGAACAAGACTGGCAATTGCAGTGACACCGAGGGCAAGGCATGGGATCCGCTTGCGATGAAGATGGCGGGACGAGCttctggtgctgctgctgcgccaaCCCCAAGCATGTGTTTCTGA
- the LOC102721089 gene encoding acyl-CoA-binding domain-containing protein 2 produces MGLQEEFEEYAEKAKTLPDTITNEDKLLLYGLYKQATVGPVNTARPGIFNLKEKYKWDAWKAVEGKSKEEAMSDYITKVKQLLEETAASTS; encoded by the exons atgggttTGCAG GAGGAGTTTGAGGAGTATGCTGAGAAGGCCAAGACTTTGCCTGACACAATTACAAATGAGGACAAGCTGCTTCTTTATGGCCTGTACAAGCAGGCAACCGTCGGCCCCGTTAACACTG CGCGCCCAGGTATTTTCAAcctgaaagaaaaatacaagtGGGATGCTTGGAAGGCTGTTGAAG GGAAATCCAAGGAGGAAGCGATGTCCGATTACATCACGAAGGTGAAGCAGCTGCTAGAGGAGACTGCTGCATCCACTTCTTAG
- the LOC102721373 gene encoding superoxide dismutase [Fe] 1, chloroplastic-like, whose protein sequence is MAMAFTSQLLPPMAAGPLSPALFAPSFTLRAHGRHGLRRLVTPLRDGSSCRGGRSTRRHNFSCIFQCANEANVVTTEEEIAKDDTDDETSSDAEIDEDAEANGDESSDPDEAASVSWIEHQPLPYPLDALEPYISKETVEQHWGVHQRIHVERLNGMIGGSEWEGMSLGQMMLSSFNEDREAPHRPFFHAAQIWNHDFYWRSMQPGGGGKPPERLLKFINRDFGSYDGMIQQFMDAALTQFGSGWVWLCYKTSKLPYVNSRSPIPSDNYGRLVISKTPNAINPLVWGHSPLLAIDVWEHAYYLDYEDRRADYVSKFIEKLVSWEMVETRLKKAVQRALERDEYVSTKLIRKQLLAREKNRIRARPQQVNGDAREHTNSQERSLGV, encoded by the exons ATGGCCATGGCGTTCACCTCCCAGCTGCTGCCGCCAATGGCAGCGGGGCCCCTGTCGCCAGCCCTCTTCGCCCCCTCCTTCACCCTCCGTGCCCACGGGCGCcatggcctccgccgcctcgtcaCTCCACTGCGAGACGGCTCCTCCTGCAGG GGAGGGAGGAGTACGAGAAGACACAACTTTTCCTGTATATTCCAGTGTGCCAATGAGGCGAATGTGGTGACTACTGAGGAAGAAATTGCCAAAGATGATACTGATGATGAAACTTCTTCTGATGCTGAAATTGATGAAGATGCTGAAGCAAATGGTGATGAGTCCTCGGACCCCGATGAAGCTGCTTCTGTTTCCTGGATAGAACATCAGCCTCTTCCTTATCCTTTA GATGCCCTAGAGCCATACATCAGCAAGGAGACGGTGGAGCAGCACTGGGGAGTTCATCAGCGTATTCATGTGGAGAGGCTCAACGGCATGATCGGTGGCAGCGAGTGGGAGGGGATGTCGCTGGGGCAGATGATGCTATCCTCCTTCAATGAGGACAGGGAGGCACCCCATCGCCCCTTCTTCCATGCTGCGCAG ATATGGAACCATGATTTCTATTGGCGATCTATGCAACCTGGTGGTGGGGGAAAGCCTCCGGAACGTCTTCTGAAATTTATTAACAGGGATTTTGGATCTTATGATGGCATGATTCAACAATTTATGGATGCTGCCTTAACTCAATTTGGTTCTGGATGGGTTTGGCTTTGTT ATAAAACAAGCAAGCTGCCTTATGTGAATTCAAGAAGTCCAATCCCATCTGATAATTATGGCAGGCTGGTCATCTCAAAGACTCCGAATGCCATCAATCCTCTTGTCTGGGGTCACTCT CCACTCCTTGCAATTGATGTCTGGGAG CATGCGTATTACCTGGATTATGAG GATCGAAGAGCTGACTATGTCTCCAAATTTATAGAGAAGCTTGTGTCATGGGAAATGGTTGAGACTAGGCTTAAGAAAGCTGTACAAAGGGCATTAGAAAGAGATGAATATGTCAGCACAAAGCTTATAAGGAAGCAACTTTTAGCTCGGGAAAAGAACCGAATTAGAGCTAGGCCTCAGCAGGTCAATGGGGATGCAAGGGAGCATACTAACAGTCAAGAAAGGTCCCTAGGGGTGTGA
- the LOC102708063 gene encoding uncharacterized protein LOC102708063 isoform X2, producing the protein MEMFFGSFLNESASSDNFFGHPNVERCPFLRNINGATTFSFSSALPVAARGSKSPIFEDGPGFDSAFKLFHGRDGIVPLSGRSYAPDENNSENIDAKPEPALPFNPLASRAASISLSAFGPFGFNFFNGKGKRQNKKPNNLNQSNKKPTNPNQNSMKKGGNSSSHEAMSDEWLENGQCPLARSYRAMSGILPLVAKALQPPAGVKLKCPPAVVAVRAALARTALVKSLRPQPLPAKMVAIALLGMAANIPLGVWREHTKKFSPQWFAAVHAAVPFIGMLRKSVAMPKTAMAFTIAASIVGQTIGSRAERIRLKALAAKTDADSTTVADIYPNKTGNCSDTEGKAWDPLAMKMAGRASGAAAAPTPSMCF; encoded by the exons ATGGAAATGTTCTTCGGCAGCTTTCTTAATGAATCGGCATCATCAGATAACTTTTTTGGTCATCCAAATGTCGAGAGATGCCCATTCCTGAGAAACATCAATGGAGCTACAACATTTTCATTCTCTTCTGCTTTGCCAGTAGCT GCCCGAGGAAGCAAGAGTCCAATTTTTGAGGATGGGCCGGGCTTTGATTCAGCCTTTAAACTATTCCATGGACGGGATGGAATCGTTCCACTTTCAGGAAGGTCATATGCACCTGATGAGAACAACAGTGAGAACATTGACGCCAAGCCTGAACCTGCTCTACCGTTTAACCCATTGGCTTCTAGAGCTGCGTCAATAAGTCTGTCTGCATTTGGGCCATTCGGTTTTAACTTCTTTAATGGCAAGGGCAAAAGGCAGAACAAGAAGCCCAACAATCTGAATCAGTCGAACAAGAAGCCCACCAATCCTAATCAGAACTCCATGAAA AAAGGAGGTAACTCGTCATCGCATGAGGCAATGAGCGACGAATGGCTGGAAAATGGGCAGTGCCCACTTGCCAGGTCTTACCGAGCAATGAGTGGTATTCTGCCTCTTGTTGCCAAGGCTTTACAGCCACCAGCTGGTGTGAAGCTGAAGTGCCCACCTGCTGTGGTCGCTGTACGTGCAGCACTGGCACGGACTGCTCTTGTGAAGTCTCTCCGTCCTCAGCCCCTGCCTGCAAAGATGGTGGCCATTGCATTGCTCGGAATGGCAGCAAACATCCCTCTTGGGGTCTGGCGTGAGCACACCAAAAAATTCTCCCCTCAGTGGTTTGCAGCTGTCCACGCCGCTGTTCCGTTCATCGGAATGCTGAGGAAATCTGTCGCCATGCCCAAGACTGCCATGGCATTCACCATAGCAGCCTCCATTGTTGGCCAGACGATCGGATCGAGGGCCGAGCGCATCCGTCTGAAGGCACTGGCTGCAAAGACCGACGCTGATTCCACCACCGTGGCTGACATTTATCCGAACAAGACTGGCAATTGCAGTGACACCGAGGGCAAGGCATGGGATCCGCTTGCGATGAAGATGGCGGGACGAGCttctggtgctgctgctgcgccaaCCCCAAGCATGTGTTTCTGA